From the genome of BD1-7 clade bacterium:
TACGGCAACGATTTGTTGATTTACCTGCGTACCCGCAGCCAGACGGTAGAGTAAAACTGGCCGCAGGATGGTTGATCGAAAAGGTCGGTTTTAAGGGTAAAAGATATGGGCCCGTCGGTATGTATGAGAAGCAGGCACTGGTACTTGTGAACCATGATGGTGCAACCTGTGACGACATCCTGCAACTGGTAAAACGAATAATCGTAGCTGTGCAGCAAGACTTCGATGTTTTGCTTGAGCCAGAACCTGTATTCGTGAATACTGATGTTTTGGTTTGATGCTTTGGTTGTCGATAACCCCTATATTTGTAGGGTGAAGGCGTATTTTTTTGTGTTGGTGTGTGTGTCGGAAAACTCAAAACCGAATAAATTGACCTATGCAAAAACGGCCTACAAAAAACGCGTCAACACCACCGGCCCAAACCGATTTATTTGGTAGTGTCGGCAACGATGCGAATCTGGGCACAGAGGTAGAGGCCGCAGAAGCAGGTGACGTGCAGCAATCGGTATTGGTGGCAAATAATGAGCACGCCAGATGCGATGTTATTGCGCTAGAAGGCCTCTCTGATTACACAGAATCCGACCAGTTACATTATTACCCCAGTCAGTTTACTGCACAGGCAGATCACTGGTTTTCTTGCCTACAAGCAAATATGCCATGGCGGCAAGACACCATAAACATCGCTGGCCAGCAGCGGTTGATACCTCGATTACAGGTATGGATGGGTGATAATGGCACCGACTATCAATACAGCGGTGTTGCATTAACACCTGAGCCTTGGTTAGTACCGATGGCTGGCATAAAACAACAGGTAGAAGCCATCGCAGGCTGCAGTTTCAACAGCGCCTTGCTCAATTTCTACCGAGACGGCAACGACAGTGTTGCCTGGCATGCTGACGACGAAGCCGAGCTAGACGACACCGTGCCAATAGCTTCGATCTCACTCGGGCAAGCACGGCGCTTCAGCATAAAACCGAAGAAACACTATTTGCAGAGGCTGGCATCAATGGGCCATAACGTGAGTGGCAGATCAGCAACGCGCTGGCAAGAGTTACAGCACGGGTCACTGCTTTTGATGATGCCGGGCGTTCAAAAACGTTGGCAACATGCCGTATTAAAACAACCGGAAATAACCGGTGGGCGGATTAACCTGACGTTTAGAAAGGTTCGCACACGGTCGCGATAACACTCGTGTTAATAGTAGAAGGGGATTTTCGCCGAATGCGCCAGGTAGGCAACTTCGTCGAAATGACCTACATTTAGACCAGAAAGACTGAAAAAATAATGGCTTACTACCTGATCAGACGTAGCCGCAATGTGATCAGGGGATGAATAAAAACGGATGTCATTCACCTCAAAGCCAGCAAGAGCAGTGTAAGCTACTTTTGACCGGTTTCCGCACGTTGTCATTTGGATGATAACGCCGGCAAGCCCAGGGTTAAGCAGCAGCAAATGGATAAGATCAATAAAAATGGATGAACCAGGCGTATTTGTTGTCAAAACAAATACATCAACGATGGATCGCTTTGAGTGAACATGTTTTTGCTCAACGCCGCTCTCATCGAGCGAAGCCTGGACGCTGAACAGTAGCGCATTTTTCAATAAAATAATGACGATCGAGGCTTAATGTGACAATCAAAGTAGTCGTTGCAGACGACCATGACTTGGTTCGCGTCGGGATTGCACGAATGCTGGAAGATGTACCAGGGATTGAGGTAGTCGGCGAAGCGGGCACAGGTGAAGAAGCCATTCAGTATGCCAAGCAATTGGATCCTGATGTGGTTTTGATGGATATCAAAATGCCGGGTATTGGTGGTATCGAAGCCACCAAGAAACTTACCCAGCGTTTACCCGGTGTTGCAGTCGTTGCACTGACCGCACTGGATGACAATCCATTCCCGAACAAGCTGCTCAAAGCAGGTGCGCTTGGTTATGTAACTAAAGGTGCAGAAATGTACGAAATGGTTACTGCCATAAAACACGCAGCTGCGGGCAAGCGTTATCTGTCGCCCAATATCGCCCAGCAAATGGCACTCAGTGCCTACGACAGCGAAAGTTCACCGTTTGAGCAACTCTCAGACCGTGAACTGCAGATTACCATGATGGTGATTAACTGCGAGAAAGTGCAGGAAATCTCCGATAAACTCTGCCTGAGCACCAAAACCGTTAATAGTTACCGATACCGGATCTTCGACAAACTCGGCGTACAAAGCGACGTTGAGCTGACTCGTCTTGCCATTCGGCATGGTATGCTAGACCCACAGGAAGTTTGAACCTGCACCGCAGAAAATAAACCCCTGAGTATGGGTGTTTATCGGCGCAATCAAACGCAACGGTCGTTCACTCTCGATTTTTATGTGGTATCTTAAAAGCAACATTAACTTGCTGTTAGGCCCTTCGCCTATTCAAACTTCCGTACACTTATAAGCCCGCAACCGTTGCAATCAACCGCCCGGTGCGGTGTAAATTAGAATCAACGCAGCGCTCAATGATTTGGTGCTGCGCATACGACACACAAGTTTAATGGCAAAAAAAACACCCAGCACCGGCAGTAAAAACTCCCAACAAACACCTGCTGAATCCAGCCGGGTATCCGATGCTGCCCCGGCTATCTATGCCACCAATATACCGACGAAAGAATCCGCTAAAAGCCTCGCGACGAAAGTAGCCAGCGACGCTAGCGAACACCCCGATGGATTCGATCACAAAACCTATCTGAAAAACCTCACCCAACGCCCCGGCGTTTATCAAATGCACGATACCGATGGCAACGTGCTGTATGTGGGGAAGGCCAAAAACCTCAAAAAACGCGTAGGCAGTTATTTCCGCGCTCGCGGCCTTAACACCAAAACCGTGGCACTGGTTAGCCGTATTCACCGCATCGATGTCACCGTAACGGCCACCGAAACCGAAGCTCTGCTGCTTGAGCACAACCTCATCAAGCAAAGCCGTCCGCCCTACAATATTCTGTTGCGTGACGACAAATCCTACCCCTACATCTTTTTGTCCGATGCCGAATATCCGAGGCTCTCATACCATCGAGGAGCCAAGCGCGAGAAAGGCACCTATTTTGGCCCATATCCGAATGCCTCATCCGTGCGTGAAAGCATGAATCTGTTGCAACAAGTGTTTAAAGTGCGCCAATGCGAAGACAGCTACTTCGCCAACCGCTCGCGTGCCTGTCTGCAATACCAGATCAAACGCTGCAGCGGCCCGTGCATGAAACACGTTAGTGATGAAGAATACGCTGAAGAGGTAAAACACACGCGCTGGTTTTTGGAAGGTCGAAGCGACCAGCTCATCAAAGAACTTGGTGTGAGCATGGAAGCCGCCGCTATCGACATGGCCTACGAAAAAGCCGCCGAATACCGCGACCAGATACAACATCTCAAGCGTGTGACCGAAAACCAATACATCGAAGCCGGCAATGCCGAAGTTGACGTAGTCGCCATAGCTGTAAAAGCCGGTGCTGCCTGCGTGCATGTATTATTTGTGCGTGGCGGTCGCATTATCGGCAGCCGCAGCTACTACCCCAAACTCGGCCTCGACGAAGACAACAACGCCGTGATGATGGCCTTTCTCGGCCAATTTTATTTGAGCGGGCAAAGCCGCGATATGCCGCCGAAAATCGTCACCAATCAAGAATGCGAAGACGCCCTCGAATTTGCCGAAGGCCTCACTCAGATCGCCGGTAAACGCGTTCAGCTACTCGGCCCTACACGTGGCAATGTCGAAAAATGGTTACAAGTTGCCAGCTCCACGGCCGAGCAAAACCTCACCTCGCGCATGGCCAACAAGCAAAGCTTGCAAAAGCGCTTCCTGAGCCTGCAAGAAGCCCTTGACCTCACCGACATGCCCAAGCGCATCGAGTGTTTTGATATCAGCCACAGTAGCGGCGAAGCCACCGTCGCCTCCTGCGTCGTATTTGATCAGAACGGCCCAAAAAAGAGCGACTACCGCCGTTTTAACATCAAAGGCATTACTGGCGGTGATGATTACGCCGCCATGCAGCAAGCTCTGCAGCGACGCTTTAAAAAGCTCGTCGATGGAGAAGGGCAGCAGCCCGACATCCTATTAATCGACGGCGGTAAGGGACAAGTGACGCAAGCCAAAGACGTACTCAGTGAATACGGCCTGAATGAAATCCTGATTGTGGGTGTGGCCAAAGGCCCTACCCGTAAACCCGGCCTGGAACATTTGATACTGGCCGACACAGGTGACGAGCTCAACCTACCGGCCGATTCACCCGCACTGCACCTGATTCAGCACGTAAGGGATGAATCCCACCGTTTCGCGGTAAAAAGTCACACCCAGCAACGCGATAAAAAGCGCAGCCAATCGGCCCTAGAAGGCATACCCGGCGTAGGCCCCAAGCGCCGCCGCGAACTGCTGCGCTACTTCGGCAGCATGAAAGCGGTTACCGAAGCCCCCGTGCGCGAATTAGTAAAAGTGCCATCAGTTAGTGAAAAAATTGCCGAAGATATTTATGCTGAGTTCAACAAAGAATAAAATAAGTGGTTTAGCCGACAAAAACAGCTTCAGGGTTGAAGCCAATAGCGTGAAAAATAGTCACATAATGCATGCAAGATAGATGTAGTGGCCGGAATATCGCGTTTTTTATTGGAAGGCAAAGGCAAACCCGAATCGCCGTAGCGTAAACGCGGCGCGGGCATCAATCACCTGCAACCCGAACACGTTGTCGAAAACATAAGAACAGAGTATGAATATACCCAACGCATTAACACTTTTTCGACTGGTTCTGATTCCGGTATTCGTTATCGTCTTCTATATACCGTCGCAATGGAGCTACCTGATCTCCGCGATCGTGTTCTTCGTCGCCGGCTGGACAGACTGGCTCGACGGCTACCTCGCCCGCAAGCTCAATC
Proteins encoded in this window:
- the gacA gene encoding Response regulator GacA, coding for MTIKVVVADDHDLVRVGIARMLEDVPGIEVVGEAGTGEEAIQYAKQLDPDVVLMDIKMPGIGGIEATKKLTQRLPGVAVVALTALDDNPFPNKLLKAGALGYVTKGAEMYEMVTAIKHAAAGKRYLSPNIAQQMALSAYDSESSPFEQLSDRELQITMMVINCEKVQEISDKLCLSTKTVNSYRYRIFDKLGVQSDVELTRLAIRHGMLDPQEV
- the uvrC gene encoding UvrABC system protein C, coding for MAKKTPSTGSKNSQQTPAESSRVSDAAPAIYATNIPTKESAKSLATKVASDASEHPDGFDHKTYLKNLTQRPGVYQMHDTDGNVLYVGKAKNLKKRVGSYFRARGLNTKTVALVSRIHRIDVTVTATETEALLLEHNLIKQSRPPYNILLRDDKSYPYIFLSDAEYPRLSYHRGAKREKGTYFGPYPNASSVRESMNLLQQVFKVRQCEDSYFANRSRACLQYQIKRCSGPCMKHVSDEEYAEEVKHTRWFLEGRSDQLIKELGVSMEAAAIDMAYEKAAEYRDQIQHLKRVTENQYIEAGNAEVDVVAIAVKAGAACVHVLFVRGGRIIGSRSYYPKLGLDEDNNAVMMAFLGQFYLSGQSRDMPPKIVTNQECEDALEFAEGLTQIAGKRVQLLGPTRGNVEKWLQVASSTAEQNLTSRMANKQSLQKRFLSLQEALDLTDMPKRIECFDISHSSGEATVASCVVFDQNGPKKSDYRRFNIKGITGGDDYAAMQQALQRRFKKLVDGEGQQPDILLIDGGKGQVTQAKDVLSEYGLNEILIVGVAKGPTRKPGLEHLILADTGDELNLPADSPALHLIQHVRDESHRFAVKSHTQQRDKKRSQSALEGIPGVGPKRRRELLRYFGSMKAVTEAPVRELVKVPSVSEKIAEDIYAEFNKE